One window from the genome of bacterium encodes:
- a CDS encoding ABC transporter permease subunit, translated as MGAPQGLGAFGRLDARPAGEVPLKVRGLLRRPWLIGLLALGALLLIWQWIAWANARVPGIDEIARFMITEMSGGSHGGVLAGEFWVPLADSLQRYAVGLVVGVPVGTVLGLLIGSVRWARGLFNDTVLVLLALPAVVWAFLAALWFGFSAWGPILAVILTVVPFMAVSVSAGVRNVDPGLVLMSRSFGVPFGRRLHHLLFGGSLPSAFTGLRLAFMTGWNSLLIAEWFGAASGVGWRARFWYDALRYPGFVGWIFLFVILITLLDRLALSPLERRAFQWNRQPTLTFAEEQ; from the coding sequence ATGGGCGCCCCGCAGGGTCTCGGCGCGTTCGGGCGGCTCGACGCCCGGCCCGCTGGCGAGGTTCCGCTGAAGGTGCGGGGCCTGCTGCGACGGCCCTGGCTCATCGGTCTGCTGGCCCTCGGCGCGCTGCTGCTGATCTGGCAGTGGATCGCGTGGGCCAACGCGCGGGTGCCCGGCATCGACGAGATCGCGCGGTTCATGATCACCGAGATGTCCGGCGGTTCGCACGGCGGCGTGCTCGCCGGCGAGTTCTGGGTGCCCCTGGCGGACAGCCTGCAGCGCTACGCCGTCGGTCTCGTCGTCGGCGTTCCCGTCGGCACGGTGCTGGGGCTGCTCATAGGCTCGGTCCGATGGGCCCGGGGGCTGTTCAACGACACAGTGCTGGTGCTGCTGGCCCTGCCGGCGGTCGTCTGGGCGTTCCTGGCCGCGCTGTGGTTCGGGTTCTCGGCGTGGGGCCCCATCCTGGCGGTGATCCTCACCGTCGTGCCGTTCATGGCGGTGAGCGTCAGCGCCGGTGTGCGCAACGTCGACCCGGGCCTCGTCCTGATGTCCCGGTCGTTCGGCGTGCCGTTCGGGCGGCGGCTGCACCACCTGCTGTTCGGCGGGAGCCTCCCGAGCGCCTTCACCGGGCTCCGGCTCGCCTTCATGACCGGGTGGAACAGCCTGCTGATCGCCGAATGGTTCGGCGCTGCCTCCGGGGTGGGCTGGCGCGCCCGCTTCTGGTACGACGCGCTGCGCTATCCCGGCTTCGTGGGCTGGATCTTCCTGTTCGTGATCCTCATCACGCTGCTCGACCGGCTGGCGTTGAGCCCGCTGGAGCGGCGCGCCTTCCAGTGGAACCGGCAGCCCACGCTCACCTTCGCGGAGGAGCAGTGA